ATATCAATACACATGCAAAATACTTACTGTTAAGTTACGCATTTGAACAACTTGGCGCAGCCCGAGTAGAGCTTCGCACCCATGAAAATAACCAAAAATCACGAAATGCCATTGCCCGACTAGGCGCGCAATTTGAAGGCATTGCATGGCAAGATAGAAAGCTGATTGACGGTAGCTATCGTAATAGCGCAGTATTTAGTGTAACCCACACTATCTGGCCAAATGTAAAACAACAGTTAGAGGCAAAGTTATAATATGTATCCACAACGCCAATATATTGAAAATGACTTCGCTCGACTGTTAACGCACATTGAGAAGTCTCCGCTAGCAAGTTTGATTTATCAAAACGCGCAAGGCGATATTGAGCTTTGCCATATTCCATTAGTGCTTGATGAAAATAAGCAGCATTTATTGGGGCATATGGCAGCAAATAACCCGCTTGCCAAGCTACTTGCCAAGCAGCCTTTAAACATAAAATGCCTATTTAATGGTGCAGACTGTTATGTTTCACCCAATGATGCCGAAAAGGTCTATTTACCTACATGGCATTACGCAAAGTTAGAGGTAAAAGGCATGGCACAACCTATTACAAAGCCCTCACAAAAGCGCGAGATAATGGCTTATTCTGTTACACAATTTGAAGATAAACTAGCAACGCAGTGGCAACTTTCTCAAGTAGATGAGCATGAAATATCGCAATCATTAAAGTACATAATGGTGT
This region of Pseudoalteromonas spongiae UST010723-006 genomic DNA includes:
- a CDS encoding FMN-binding negative transcriptional regulator, which encodes MYPQRQYIENDFARLLTHIEKSPLASLIYQNAQGDIELCHIPLVLDENKQHLLGHMAANNPLAKLLAKQPLNIKCLFNGADCYVSPNDAEKVYLPTWHYAKLEVKGMAQPITKPSQKREIMAYSVTQFEDKLATQWQLSQVDEHEISQSLKYIMVFKIEITEILGNFKLSQDKASETREEIKQSLYARGDKDSAELIY